One part of the Sinobacterium caligoides genome encodes these proteins:
- a CDS encoding TonB-dependent receptor: MNNKRVKTQFRKNLLALAIAAASTAAMADGRLEGKVSLEQAGVSLEGASVTIPSLNLKTNTRRDGSYTLSSVPAGEYELVVDYLGAELTKTTVVVQDDETQSQNFVLSKRSDEEVLVIGQSASANKSLNKQRAADNIKSIVSADAIGNFPDANASEALSRMPGISIERDQGEGRFVRVRGLAPKLNAVTINGTKMPAPGGSQRSVGMDTIPSDLIESLEVTKSLTPDMDADAIGGSIEVKSLSAFDREGFYYSASAEASYDDHTGDTSPKLSAVASNVFELGDADRKLGVAAAISWYDRDFGSNNVETGGAWDFEQSPAGLEGFEQRHYTINRQRTGLGVNFDYQHGVDHEYYLRTLMSEFQDTETRQASVIEFIDGEGDGEARAAGVRGQAEVARELKDRIEQQTVRSVVIGGINRVDSWTYDYAAGFSVATEKKDQHIAGAAFEAEFDDMGWMDSEKPYLLAPAGYYDAASYALDDVETESVDAQDREHNIRLDISRDFFIGDLASQFKFGGKLSRREKVSDDEVIDYGDFSDQLLPMSSYVSGEVDYRLASYGPGIDGGKLSSVLAQAGEVERNLEDSQVNDYTIHEDINAAYAMMTVDIDRWRILGGMRYEATDITADGLSFNEEADEATTATQFSNDYDHWLPALHVRYSLSEQSILRAAWTNSVVRPTFEEMSPGEYIDGNEVERGNPNLDPWESSNIDVGIEHYFATASTLQAFLFYKDISHFIYESEHTLSDANETEIHSFSNGDSAEVYGLELVYQQQFSQLPAPWDGLLVEANATFTDSEADLGDRKVTLPSQSDVIGNLSIGYENDWMSLRLSANYKSEYLLETGSSQQEDAYVDEQMQVDATARFWITEGIQLYLQGINLTNQPYYVYNNHANYNNQYEEYGPTFKLGVQLTDF, from the coding sequence ATGAACAATAAGAGAGTTAAAACACAGTTTAGAAAAAACCTACTGGCGTTGGCTATTGCTGCGGCTTCTACAGCGGCGATGGCCGATGGTCGGCTCGAAGGTAAGGTGTCGCTGGAGCAGGCTGGGGTGTCGCTGGAAGGGGCGAGCGTCACGATTCCATCGCTGAATCTAAAGACCAATACCCGTCGTGATGGCAGCTATACGCTCTCTTCTGTGCCTGCGGGTGAATATGAGTTGGTGGTCGACTACCTAGGTGCCGAACTGACGAAGACAACGGTTGTTGTTCAAGATGACGAAACACAGTCGCAGAATTTCGTGCTCAGTAAGCGCAGTGATGAAGAGGTGCTGGTCATTGGTCAGTCGGCCTCGGCCAATAAATCATTGAACAAGCAGCGTGCGGCGGACAATATTAAGTCGATTGTCTCAGCCGATGCGATCGGTAACTTCCCCGACGCCAATGCCAGTGAGGCGTTGTCGCGGATGCCTGGGATCTCTATCGAGCGGGATCAGGGCGAAGGACGTTTTGTGCGTGTACGGGGACTGGCGCCGAAGCTCAATGCGGTGACTATCAACGGCACCAAAATGCCGGCTCCTGGTGGCAGTCAACGTTCGGTGGGGATGGATACGATCCCCTCTGACTTGATTGAGTCGTTAGAGGTGACAAAGTCGTTGACGCCGGATATGGATGCCGACGCCATCGGTGGCAGCATAGAGGTGAAGAGCCTGAGTGCCTTCGATCGCGAGGGTTTCTACTACTCAGCCTCAGCCGAGGCGAGCTACGACGATCATACCGGCGATACTAGCCCTAAACTGTCGGCGGTAGCCTCCAATGTGTTTGAGCTCGGCGACGCCGATAGAAAGCTTGGCGTGGCCGCTGCAATCAGCTGGTACGACCGTGATTTTGGCTCCAATAACGTCGAAACGGGTGGAGCTTGGGATTTTGAGCAGTCCCCCGCAGGCTTAGAAGGTTTTGAGCAGCGTCATTACACGATCAACCGCCAACGTACCGGCCTGGGAGTGAACTTTGATTACCAGCACGGCGTTGATCATGAGTACTATCTGCGCACGTTAATGAGTGAGTTTCAAGATACGGAAACACGTCAGGCCAGCGTGATTGAGTTTATCGATGGCGAGGGTGACGGTGAGGCGCGGGCAGCCGGTGTGCGTGGTCAGGCCGAGGTGGCGCGCGAGCTGAAAGACCGTATAGAGCAACAAACGGTGCGCTCGGTTGTTATCGGTGGCATCAACCGTGTTGATAGCTGGACCTACGATTACGCCGCGGGCTTCTCCGTGGCGACAGAGAAGAAAGATCAACATATCGCCGGTGCTGCCTTTGAGGCTGAGTTCGACGATATGGGCTGGATGGACAGTGAAAAGCCCTATCTGCTCGCCCCTGCGGGGTATTACGATGCGGCATCCTATGCGCTGGATGATGTCGAGACAGAATCCGTCGATGCACAAGACCGTGAGCACAACATACGTCTCGATATCAGTCGTGACTTTTTTATTGGTGATTTAGCTAGTCAGTTTAAGTTCGGTGGCAAGCTGAGTCGACGAGAAAAAGTGAGCGATGACGAAGTGATCGACTACGGTGACTTCTCTGACCAGCTATTGCCCATGAGTAGTTATGTTAGTGGCGAGGTTGACTACCGTCTGGCTTCCTACGGTCCCGGTATCGATGGGGGCAAACTCTCTTCTGTGCTCGCGCAGGCGGGGGAGGTCGAGCGCAACCTCGAGGATTCGCAGGTTAACGACTACACTATCCACGAAGATATTAATGCAGCCTACGCCATGATGACGGTCGATATCGATCGTTGGCGCATACTCGGTGGCATGCGTTATGAGGCGACTGATATCACTGCCGATGGCCTGTCGTTTAACGAGGAGGCTGACGAAGCGACTACAGCGACGCAGTTCTCTAACGACTACGATCATTGGTTGCCGGCGTTGCATGTACGTTACTCGCTCAGCGAACAAAGCATTCTGCGCGCGGCCTGGACAAACTCGGTGGTGCGGCCGACGTTCGAGGAGATGTCGCCCGGTGAGTATATCGATGGCAATGAAGTTGAGCGCGGTAACCCCAACCTAGATCCGTGGGAGTCGAGCAATATTGATGTCGGTATCGAGCATTACTTTGCTACCGCCAGTACGCTGCAGGCATTCCTGTTCTATAAAGACATTAGTCACTTTATCTATGAGAGTGAGCACACGCTGAGCGATGCGAATGAAACTGAAATCCACAGCTTTAGCAATGGTGATAGTGCCGAGGTGTATGGACTGGAGTTAGTGTATCAACAGCAGTTCAGCCAACTACCGGCCCCCTGGGATGGCTTGTTAGTGGAGGCGAATGCGACCTTCACCGACTCAGAGGCCGACCTGGGTGATCGTAAAGTGACGCTACCGAGCCAGTCGGACGTGATCGGCAACCTGAGTATTGGCTACGAGAACGACTGGATGAGCCTGCGTCTTTCGGCCAATTATAAATCGGAATACCTGTTAGAGACCGGCTCAAGCCAGCAGGAAGATGCCTACGTGGATGAGCAGATGCAGGTCGATGCCACGGCGCGCTTCTGGATCACGGAGGGTATTCAGCTGTATCTGCAGGGCATCAACCTGACCAATCAGCCCTACTATGTCTATAACAATCACGCTAACTACAACAATCAATATGAAGAATATGGACCGACCTTTAAGTTGGGCGTCCAGTTGACCGATTTCTAG
- a CDS encoding GGDEF domain-containing protein has translation MLTNKENRLRLITIMSVAIALLLLSDQQASHKFWREIDWLDVIGEGGATAITLLWLSYLSISRPAGRVSRLLSYGIGAVFVAFWMDLLDEFLRLPKDAILLTWVEPIAMIGGLILLSIGLPLWHKEQCTINRQLQKREKNVREHNQVDALTKLADRHYLNDHINSQLQHKGRQSIALVILDIKDFFSFNQHYGNTEGDYVLQDIADLLLLNIRHKDLLCRYAGDSFAVVMPDTSYAVTMELSQQLQNAVQALAYKTQRDDSCCYLSVRCGVALSSPSLNTASNLIDAANQALQRSKSYDLAPRQYATTSSLQAL, from the coding sequence ATGCTAACGAATAAAGAAAATCGCCTGCGTCTAATAACCATAATGAGCGTCGCCATCGCGCTGTTGTTGCTGAGCGATCAACAAGCCAGCCATAAGTTTTGGCGCGAGATCGACTGGCTCGACGTCATCGGCGAAGGCGGGGCAACGGCGATCACATTATTGTGGCTGAGTTACCTCTCTATCAGCCGCCCTGCAGGCCGGGTGAGCCGCCTATTAAGCTACGGAATCGGCGCCGTCTTCGTCGCCTTCTGGATGGATTTGCTCGATGAGTTCTTACGCTTACCCAAAGACGCCATCCTGCTCACCTGGGTCGAACCCATCGCGATGATTGGCGGCTTAATCTTGCTAAGCATTGGTCTCCCTCTGTGGCACAAGGAGCAATGCACGATCAATCGTCAGCTGCAAAAACGCGAAAAAAATGTTCGCGAACACAATCAAGTCGATGCATTAACGAAGCTGGCCGATCGCCACTACCTGAACGACCACATCAACAGCCAGCTGCAACACAAGGGGCGGCAATCGATAGCGTTAGTTATCCTCGACATCAAAGACTTTTTTAGCTTTAACCAACACTACGGCAACACGGAAGGCGATTACGTGTTACAAGATATTGCCGACCTATTACTACTCAACATTCGCCATAAAGACTTACTCTGTCGCTATGCTGGCGACAGCTTCGCCGTTGTTATGCCTGACACTTCCTATGCCGTCACCATGGAGCTGAGCCAACAGTTACAGAACGCCGTACAGGCCTTGGCCTATAAAACACAGCGCGATGACAGCTGTTGCTATCTCAGCGTCCGCTGCGGTGTCGCACTCTCTTCCCCCTCACTAAATACTGCCAGCAATCTGATCGATGCCGCCAACCAAGCCCTGCAGCGTAGTAAAAGCTACGACCTGGCACCGCGACAGTACGCTACGACTAGTTCGCTGCAGGCGCTATAA
- a CDS encoding AraC family transcriptional regulator codes for MASSYKTPPFIGPIATNAFSSRGLSGSGVSAETTQYKQTSVDVSRALDQDSCYIHSHYVLTELLDLFAARGIDSHKLLRGSKLFYDDIVYSEKMISAEQYRVILKNAIRLKPGENIALLYGERLLQNPLNPLCRLLDTADSFTEALASLMAYQRMLLPLCQLRQYQTGPTLLVYLLDFFHDKPLQRFTMETLLGIIFTLIRRHPTTAPTELKGFCDYLADKNGLAANYSEDLQRSNTPKYIATQFFHSPITNGIALSGGSVVAPEQTATNDSAQMISTIECRRHSQSASGRPHMIDLLYQQVLSSGKHNSLNQSAEAFGMSPATLKRRLKSQGYSFQQLLDLCRFHRVMYLLHHDQLNTQQLAEALGFHDARSFRRAFKRSTGALPRDFVQHWLI; via the coding sequence ATGGCATCGAGCTATAAAACGCCGCCATTTATCGGCCCTATTGCCACTAACGCCTTTTCCAGTCGGGGGCTCTCTGGCAGCGGTGTATCCGCTGAAACGACTCAATACAAGCAGACAAGCGTTGATGTCAGTCGCGCGCTCGATCAGGACAGCTGCTATATCCACAGTCATTACGTGCTCACCGAATTACTCGACCTGTTTGCCGCCCGCGGAATCGATAGCCACAAGCTATTACGGGGTAGCAAGCTTTTTTATGATGATATCGTTTACAGCGAAAAGATGATCAGTGCCGAGCAGTATCGTGTGATTTTAAAAAACGCGATCCGACTGAAACCGGGAGAGAATATCGCCCTACTCTATGGTGAACGTCTGCTGCAAAATCCACTCAACCCACTCTGCCGGCTACTCGATACTGCCGACAGCTTCACCGAGGCACTAGCCAGCCTCATGGCATATCAACGTATGCTACTGCCACTGTGCCAACTGAGACAGTACCAGACAGGCCCCACACTGTTGGTTTATCTGCTCGATTTTTTTCACGATAAGCCGTTGCAGCGATTTACCATGGAAACCTTGCTCGGCATTATCTTCACCCTTATACGCCGTCACCCGACAACCGCCCCCACTGAGCTGAAGGGTTTCTGTGACTATCTTGCAGACAAAAATGGGCTGGCTGCTAACTATAGCGAGGACTTACAACGCAGCAACACACCGAAGTATATCGCCACACAGTTTTTTCACTCCCCGATCACTAACGGTATCGCACTGTCCGGCGGCTCTGTCGTTGCGCCAGAACAGACGGCAACCAACGACAGCGCCCAAATGATCAGCACCATTGAGTGTCGGCGGCACAGCCAATCAGCTTCTGGGCGGCCTCATATGATCGACCTGCTCTATCAGCAAGTGCTATCGAGCGGCAAACACAACAGCTTAAATCAGAGCGCCGAGGCATTCGGCATGAGCCCGGCCACACTGAAGCGACGATTAAAAAGTCAGGGGTATAGCTTTCAACAGCTGCTCGACCTTTGCCGATTCCACCGCGTGATGTATTTACTGCACCATGACCAACTCAATACTCAACAACTCGCTGAGGCACTGGGCTTTCATGATGCTCGCAGCTTCCGCCGTGCCTTTAAACGCAGTACCGGCGCACTGCCACGTGATTTTGTACAACACTGGCTAATTTAA
- the bhcD gene encoding iminosuccinate reductase BhcD yields MMTTENSQPGLVIVPEDVCKKVIDRASAFTAVESVFAAMAKGDAYNFPVIREAIGYADALYGFKSGFDRAGMALGVKSGGYWPGNAEKGLTNHQSTIFLFDPDTGKLTALVGGNYLTAVRTAASCAVSIAHLARKDAKTLGIIGAGHQASFQLRAAAEQRQFEKIVAWNKSPERLDSLAAVAADLGLPFESLDREQVAAQSDVIITITSAHEALLLNDWIRPGTHIACMGTDTRGKQEVDAQLFATASVFTDEVAQSISIGEAQHAVDQGLLTQDDITPIGDVINGVDGGRTSAEQITLFDGTGVGLQDLAVATTAVELAVAKGLATSVAL; encoded by the coding sequence ATGATGACGACTGAAAATTCTCAGCCCGGTTTGGTGATTGTTCCTGAAGATGTCTGTAAAAAAGTCATCGACAGAGCCTCTGCCTTTACCGCCGTTGAAAGTGTTTTTGCGGCGATGGCGAAGGGCGATGCCTACAACTTCCCGGTAATCCGTGAAGCGATTGGCTATGCCGATGCCTTATACGGCTTCAAATCAGGTTTTGACCGTGCGGGTATGGCACTGGGTGTTAAGTCTGGCGGTTACTGGCCGGGCAATGCAGAAAAGGGTTTGACCAATCACCAGTCGACTATTTTCTTGTTCGATCCCGATACCGGTAAGCTAACGGCATTGGTGGGTGGTAACTATTTGACCGCCGTCCGTACCGCTGCTTCCTGTGCCGTCTCTATCGCACACTTGGCACGTAAAGACGCCAAGACGCTCGGTATTATCGGTGCCGGACACCAGGCCAGCTTCCAGCTGCGAGCAGCGGCTGAGCAGCGTCAGTTTGAAAAAATTGTCGCCTGGAACAAGTCACCGGAGCGCCTAGATAGCTTAGCGGCAGTCGCGGCTGATCTAGGGCTGCCTTTTGAGTCTCTCGATCGTGAGCAGGTAGCGGCTCAGTCCGATGTGATTATTACCATTACATCGGCGCACGAAGCGCTATTGCTTAATGATTGGATTCGCCCAGGCACCCACATTGCTTGTATGGGGACCGACACCCGTGGCAAGCAAGAAGTCGATGCACAGTTGTTCGCAACGGCGAGTGTCTTCACTGATGAGGTGGCGCAGTCCATCAGCATTGGTGAGGCACAGCATGCGGTCGATCAAGGCCTGTTGACACAAGATGACATTACGCCGATAGGCGATGTGATTAACGGTGTCGATGGTGGCAGAACATCTGCTGAGCAGATCACCTTGTTTGACGGCACCGGCGTGGGACTACAGGATCTTGCTGTAGCCACAACGGCTGTAGAGTTGGCGGTAGCTAAAGGTCTCGCGACCTCGGTTGCACTCTAA
- the bhcC gene encoding 3-hydroxy-D-aspartate aldolase BhcC, whose protein sequence is MSSVDLSKFEVGYDIPAAIGMDEADIQTPCLILDLDALEKNIKTMGDYAKAAGVRHRVHGKMHKSVDIAKLQEELGDSCGVCCQKVSEAEVFARGGIKDVLVSNQVRDPAKIDRLARMPKLGARTICCVDDLANVADLSAAAVKHGTEIECLVEIDCGAGRCGVVAGQPVVDIAVAIAAAKGLKFAGIQAYQGAMQHMQNYNERKEKTGIAIDMVATTVEMLKQQGLECDIVGGGGTGSYYFESQSGVFNELQCGSYAFMDADYQTIHDENGERISEFENSLFILTSIMSHTKADKAICDAGLKVQSLDSGLPYIYGRNDVEYIKCSDEHGVISDPEGVLQINDKLKLVPGHCDPTCNVHDWYIGVRGGKVEKIWPVSARGKAF, encoded by the coding sequence ATGAGTTCAGTAGACCTGAGTAAGTTTGAAGTAGGTTACGATATCCCTGCCGCCATCGGCATGGATGAGGCAGATATTCAGACACCTTGCCTCATTCTAGATCTTGACGCGCTAGAAAAGAACATCAAGACCATGGGCGACTATGCCAAGGCGGCCGGTGTTCGTCACCGTGTACACGGTAAGATGCACAAGTCTGTTGATATTGCTAAGTTGCAAGAAGAGCTAGGCGACAGCTGTGGTGTTTGTTGTCAGAAGGTGAGTGAGGCGGAAGTTTTTGCTCGCGGTGGCATCAAAGATGTATTGGTTTCTAACCAGGTTCGTGACCCGGCAAAGATAGATCGCCTAGCGCGTATGCCTAAGTTGGGCGCACGCACCATTTGCTGTGTTGATGACCTCGCTAACGTTGCCGATCTGTCAGCGGCTGCGGTAAAGCACGGCACTGAGATTGAGTGTTTGGTTGAGATCGATTGTGGTGCTGGACGTTGCGGTGTTGTTGCCGGCCAGCCTGTTGTTGATATCGCAGTGGCGATTGCGGCAGCGAAAGGCCTTAAGTTTGCCGGTATTCAAGCTTACCAGGGTGCGATGCAGCACATGCAGAACTACAACGAGCGTAAAGAGAAGACCGGTATCGCGATCGACATGGTGGCGACCACCGTTGAGATGCTGAAGCAGCAAGGCCTTGAGTGTGACATCGTCGGTGGTGGCGGTACGGGTAGCTACTACTTCGAGAGCCAGTCAGGCGTATTCAATGAGCTGCAGTGTGGTTCTTATGCCTTTATGGATGCCGACTACCAGACCATTCATGACGAGAACGGCGAGCGGATCTCTGAGTTTGAAAACTCACTGTTCATCCTGACCTCTATCATGAGCCACACCAAAGCGGATAAAGCTATTTGTGATGCGGGCTTGAAGGTACAGTCGCTAGACAGTGGTCTTCCTTATATCTACGGCCGTAACGATGTTGAGTACATCAAGTGTTCTGACGAGCACGGTGTGATCAGCGATCCAGAAGGCGTTTTGCAGATCAACGACAAGCTGAAATTGGTGCCAGGTCACTGTGATCCTACCTGTAACGTGCACGACTGGTACATCGGTGTTCGTGGCGGCAAGGTAGAGAAAATCTGGCCTGTATCTGCACGCGGTAAAGCATTCTAA
- the bhcB gene encoding beta-hydroxyaspartate dehydratase BhcB, giving the protein MSDNETFYIPTFEDALAAKERIAPYVHRTPVMTSSFLNELTGAELFFKCENFQKAGAFKVRGASNAVFGLSDEMAAKGVATHSSGNHALSLSYAAGRRGIPVTVVMPRTAPQAKKDAVKGYGGVIVECEPSTSSREETFAKVVAESGAEFVHPYNDPRVIAGQATCSMELNEQVENLDAVVAPIGGGGMISGTCLALSNIAPEVKIYAAEPLNADDAARSFKAGHIIADDAPDTIADGLKVPLKDLTWHFVSNHVTDILTATEEEIVDAMKLIWKRMKIVMEPSSAVPLATILKNRELFKGKRIGIIITGGNVDLDRLPWLND; this is encoded by the coding sequence ATGAGTGACAACGAGACTTTCTACATACCGACGTTTGAGGATGCGCTGGCTGCCAAGGAGCGTATCGCACCTTATGTCCATCGCACGCCAGTAATGACCTCAAGCTTTTTAAACGAGCTTACCGGTGCTGAGTTGTTCTTTAAGTGCGAGAACTTCCAGAAAGCGGGCGCCTTTAAAGTGCGCGGCGCGTCTAACGCGGTATTTGGTTTGAGTGATGAGATGGCTGCGAAGGGTGTGGCAACACACTCGTCCGGTAATCACGCACTGTCACTCTCTTATGCGGCGGGTCGACGTGGTATTCCGGTGACGGTGGTCATGCCACGAACAGCGCCACAGGCGAAGAAAGACGCGGTAAAGGGTTACGGCGGTGTGATTGTCGAGTGTGAGCCGTCAACCAGCTCACGCGAAGAAACCTTTGCCAAGGTGGTCGCTGAATCGGGTGCGGAGTTTGTTCACCCTTACAACGATCCCCGCGTCATTGCCGGTCAGGCAACGTGTTCGATGGAGTTAAACGAGCAAGTTGAAAATCTTGATGCGGTGGTAGCCCCTATTGGCGGTGGCGGGATGATTTCAGGCACCTGTTTGGCGCTGTCGAACATTGCGCCAGAGGTGAAGATTTACGCAGCAGAGCCGCTCAATGCGGATGATGCGGCACGCTCTTTTAAAGCGGGTCACATCATTGCTGACGATGCACCAGACACCATTGCCGATGGTCTTAAAGTACCGCTGAAAGATTTGACCTGGCACTTCGTCAGCAATCATGTCACCGATATTCTGACGGCAACGGAAGAAGAAATTGTCGATGCCATGAAGCTGATTTGGAAGCGAATGAAGATCGTTATGGAGCCAAGCAGTGCGGTTCCTTTAGCGACCATTCTGAAGAATCGCGAATTATTTAAAGGCAAGCGAATTGGCATCATTATTACCGGTGGTAATGTCGATTTAGACCGCCTTCCTTGGTTGAACGATTAA